Below is a window of Staphylococcus succinus DNA.
ATTCTTCTGTAATTGCTTGATATGCTGTTAAACCTGTTAATGGCGCTGCTGCTCCTGTTTTAAGACTTAAATTGTTTGGTAATTTAGAAATTGCATCGGCATCCACTGCAACATATTCTGCAAATGCACCTATCTTATAAATTGGTAGTCGACTATAGATTTCATCTCCTAGATTATAATCTTTTACTTCACTACCAAGTTTAGTAACAACACCTGTCAATTCATTTCCCAAAGTTACAGGCATTTTATAATCTTGTATTAATTTTACACTTCCAGTTATAATCAACTTTTCTAAAGGATTAATAGCTGCATAAGCAACTTTCACTAATACTTCATTAGACTTAATTTCTGGAACCTCTATGTCTCTAACCTTTACTTCTAAATTTTTATTGTATTTTTCAATTTGTACAGCTTTCATTTAGACACACCTCTCTATATTTTAATAATATGCGTTACTATAAAATAACTCACTGTTTCATCACTGATACTGTTCATTTACGCATTCAAAAAACTCGAACGTTCGAAGTATCTCATCTCTTTCTAAAATCACTTCACCATTACCAAATTACTCATCCAGCAATTTATGAGCCTTTAAAAAATAAACAAGTGCTTGGGCTTAATGAATATTATCATTAGAAACAATAAAATAGACCATTTATATAAGATGGAAGGCAATTTTAAGCATTTTAGATGTTTGTCGTTCCAATATTTAAAAAACATGGTGTCATCTAGGAGAAAATAAGCGATGATTAATAATCATCGCTTATTTTATTATTCATTTAAAAATGTATTTACATGACTCGCAAACCTTACAGGATGTTGAAATAGATGTCCGTGCCCTGCATTAGGATATATAATTAACTGCGCATCTGGTATATTTTGACTTAACATAAAACTATTTTCAGTAGGAACCATAATATCATTGTCTCCGTTAATCACTAACGTAGGATTTTCTATATTATGCAGTTGTATTTTAGCTTGATCAAACTTCTCATTTGTCCATTGGGCAATTGCCGCTAACTGCGCATCTCTTACTTGTAACGTACTGTCCTTGGTTTTTTGAGAAAAAATTCTATTTAGTGATTGTTTACCCAATTCACGTCCTTTTTCTGTTTCTGGATAAAAAAGAAATAAAAACGTTTCAATCGCATCTTCTTCAGATCCCTCTGCTTTATACATCATTTCCTCCATTTTAGGATGTGATGGGCCAATTCCACCAGCAGGACCAGTACCTGATAATATTAACTTTCTTACTAAATCTGGATGATGAATGGCTAGCGATTGCGCAACCATACCTCCAATTGAAAATCCTAATATATCAACTTGTTGATATCCAAGACCATTTATAAATTGATACGTATCTTCCGCCATCGTATCAATAGTGCTCGGCGTTTCTCCATTTGTATATCCTACGCCAACATTATCAAACAAAATCACTGGGCGTTCTTTAGCAATATTTTCTAACATTAAGGGATCCCAATTTTCCATCGTTCCTCTAAAGTGAATAATAAAAACAAGTGGTATGCCTTCTTCTGTTCCCAATTTTTTATATGCAAATTCAGTGCTTCCGACTTTTAAATATTCATTTTCAGGTAATTTAAACTGTGTCATCAAACTCCTCCTTTAGGTTACAAAATAGTTATTTTGTAACCTAAATATAAAAGATTCTTCCCCATATTTCAACTATTAAGCCTAAATAATATGATTCATATCTTCTAACTATTAATTAATATTAACGTTTTCCCTTTTATAACATATACACAATCACCTAGAATGATCATTGTAGAAATTATTTCTTAGGTGAAAAAAATAGAACCTCAACGATGATGTTGAGGTTCTATTTTGCATTGTCTAAACCATCATTCTCTATAAATTTATGATTGGTTTTGAGTTGGTGCACAGAAATATTGAGCGAATAATTACCATAAGTTAATAGTTTCTGTAATAAATCATTTAATTGTACTTTTGTTTTCACTCTGAATTTTAAATGATAGCATCCTTCACCTGAGATTCTATGTGCCTCTAAGATATCATGGCTCATATTTATGAAATCAATAAAATTCCCATGATGTGCTGAATTCATATACATAGTTAAAAAGCCTAATATACCATCATTCAATTTGTCCTCATCGATGTTTAATGTATAGGATTTAATAATCCCTTCTTCTTCCATTCGTCGAATCCGATTTCCTACAGCTTGTCCTGACATGTGAATCGTTTCACCGATATCTTTCCATTGCATTCGTGCATTATCAGTCAAAAGATTTAAAATTTGAATGTCTATGTTATCTAATTTCATTTTAATATCCTTTCATGAATAAAGTTTTAAGCACTAAGTTGTTTCACGGCTATATTGATAATAGGTTGTTTTTACTCTAACATGACAACTGTACTATAAATTATAAGGTGGGTGTATAAATATGAATACAGCTTTAATTATTGTAGATATTCAAGAAGATTATTTTCCAAATGGGAAAAATCCGTTAAATAATCCTGAAAATGCAGCTAATAACGCGAAAAAAGTTTTAACGTGGTTTAGATCAAATCATAGTGAAAATATTTTCCATATTCAACATATTGCTCCTGATGACTCATTTGGTTTCTTTGCTCCAAATACTAAAGGCATCGAAATTCACGAGGCAGTGAAACCTATTGATGGTGAAACAATCATTAATAAACAGTTACCGAATAGCTTCGTTAACACGGACTTACAAGAAAAATTGCAAGAGAAAAATATAGATCATGTTGTCGTTGTAGGTATGATGACACATATGTGTATTGATGCTACAGTCAGAGCTGCAGCAGATTTAGGTTATGGCGTCACATTAATTGAAGATGCATGTGCTTCAAGTGAACTCACATATAACGATCACATCATCAGTGCACAAGATGTACATTATTCATTTATAAGTGCGTTAGGCTTCGGGTATGCTGAAGTTACTACAGCAGAAGATTTTGTTAAGTAATATTAGAAAAATAAAAAAGCTGCCTGAATGGTAGCTTTTTTATTTTGCGTCTAGCTTTCTAAAATGCATTAAATTAAAGTATAGCCGCTTCTCCTAATACACTATTTTGTAGTGTATTACTTTCCGTAATCCTAGATTTGACCATAATTTCACTATGTCGTTTTATTGCTTCACCTTGAGTAATATAAATATTGTCACCTTGTATATTAACTAAATCAAATAACTCTAAATATATACCTAACGCTGAAGCTGCAACACCTGTCGCTGGGTCTTCATTATAACCCGTGCTATTAGGAAACTGTCTTGCCGAAAAGGTATTTTTCTTATGCGTAGATTGAGTAAAGGGATAGAACCCTGTCGATTGATATTGATCACAGAGTTTCCAAAGTTTCTCAAAGTCAGGGCACAATGCTTGTAATACATCGTTAGACTTCAATTTCACTAACGTTTTATAACGTGAAGTTGAAATACTTTTAATTGGAAAATCATCAATATCTTCAATATTAATATTTAATACATTCGCTACTTCAGCTTTTGTTGGATTTACTGTCGCAATTTTAGGTAAAAGTTGTTCTACCTCTACCATTATTCTGCCATTGTTTTTATGTATCACTAACAGAATCTTTCCAGCCAAAGTTTCAATTAGCAATTTATTTTTATGAACCTTATGTTGTTGAACTAATACCGTCGCACACGCTATCGTAGCATGTACGCACATTTCCATTTCATTATTCGGCACAAAATATCTAAATTGAAAATCACAGTCATCATGTTCTGACGCTGTTATAAAACCAATTTCAACACCCTGTGCTTTTGCTATAGACTTCATTTGCTGAGCTGATAAGTCATCTGCATTTAAGACAACAGGACAAGGGTTACCCCCATTTTTAGTCAATGCGAATACCGTTGTTTCTACTATTGAGATATCCATAAATATCGCCTCTTTTATAATTATTATCTTTCTAGTTCATTAATGAGAATACTTTAATAATGTTACAAATGGTATTAATAATAATCACTTTATGAATCACTAGGCTTTGTTAAATGAAGTAATTTTATAGTAACTGAAAAACAGATTTTATTGAAATATAGAAATCTATTTCATCCCAATTGATTATACTTTTCCTATATCCAACAGGGCATATAAATGTTTAAATAATACATATAACTATAAAGTTTTTTGAATCATCAAATAACTCTATCAATTATATGTTATATCTCAAGACTACTAGCGTAAAATGTGTTCAAATAATGATATTTAGTGTGTGGTATGGACAATAATTTATATACGCTATCGTCTAAATGGACAAATGAATAAAATTAATATATAGGAGAGATAATAATGGATTTTTATTCCAGAGATTTAAAAGATACAGATATAAACGACATCAATGAATTACATTCACTTCCTGAAGTTACACAGTACCAAACCTGGGATGTTCAAAGTTATGAGGATACGGAAGGATTTATCAAAAAGGTTCTAGATAAGGATTCTCACTGGATTTA
It encodes the following:
- a CDS encoding alpha/beta fold hydrolase, translated to MTQFKLPENEYLKVGSTEFAYKKLGTEEGIPLVFIIHFRGTMENWDPLMLENIAKERPVILFDNVGVGYTNGETPSTIDTMAEDTYQFINGLGYQQVDILGFSIGGMVAQSLAIHHPDLVRKLILSGTGPAGGIGPSHPKMEEMMYKAEGSEEDAIETFLFLFYPETEKGRELGKQSLNRIFSQKTKDSTLQVRDAQLAAIAQWTNEKFDQAKIQLHNIENPTLVINGDNDIMVPTENSFMLSQNIPDAQLIIYPNAGHGHLFQHPVRFASHVNTFLNE
- a CDS encoding Lrp/AsnC family transcriptional regulator, encoding MKLDNIDIQILNLLTDNARMQWKDIGETIHMSGQAVGNRIRRMEEEGIIKSYTLNIDEDKLNDGILGFLTMYMNSAHHGNFIDFINMSHDILEAHRISGEGCYHLKFRVKTKVQLNDLLQKLLTYGNYSLNISVHQLKTNHKFIENDGLDNAK
- a CDS encoding cysteine hydrolase family protein, yielding MNTALIIVDIQEDYFPNGKNPLNNPENAANNAKKVLTWFRSNHSENIFHIQHIAPDDSFGFFAPNTKGIEIHEAVKPIDGETIINKQLPNSFVNTDLQEKLQEKNIDHVVVVGMMTHMCIDATVRAAADLGYGVTLIEDACASSELTYNDHIISAQDVHYSFISALGFGYAEVTTAEDFVK
- a CDS encoding PhzF family phenazine biosynthesis protein, with product MDISIVETTVFALTKNGGNPCPVVLNADDLSAQQMKSIAKAQGVEIGFITASEHDDCDFQFRYFVPNNEMEMCVHATIACATVLVQQHKVHKNKLLIETLAGKILLVIHKNNGRIMVEVEQLLPKIATVNPTKAEVANVLNINIEDIDDFPIKSISTSRYKTLVKLKSNDVLQALCPDFEKLWKLCDQYQSTGFYPFTQSTHKKNTFSARQFPNSTGYNEDPATGVAASALGIYLELFDLVNIQGDNIYITQGEAIKRHSEIMVKSRITESNTLQNSVLGEAAIL